From the Streptomyces pluripotens genome, one window contains:
- a CDS encoding MATE family efflux transporter — MTEAPAKPRAVRRRHDREIVTLAVPAFGALVAEPLFVMADSAIVGHLGTAQLAGLGVASALLTTAVSVFVFLAYATTAAVARRVGAGDFQTAIRQGMDGIWLALLIGVAVITIALPFSGDIVDLVGASPTAAPYATTYLRISSLGIPAMLMVLAATGVLRGLQDTNTPLYVAVAGFIANAGLNAGLVYGVGLGIAGSAWGTVIAQCSMAAAYLTVIVRGARRHGASLRPDITGILASAQAGLPLLVRTLSLRAILVIATAVAARLGDADMAAHQIILSLWSLLAFALDAIAIAGQAIIGRYLGSDDPQGAREACRRMIQWGITTGVGLGLLVVAARPLVLPLFTSDPVVTDTALPALLMVALSQPVCGIVFVLDGVLMGAGDGPYLAWAMVVTLAVFAPMALLVPVVGGGLTALWTAMTLMMTIRLLTLWRRARSGHWLVTGATR; from the coding sequence ATGACCGAGGCTCCCGCGAAACCCCGAGCTGTCCGCCGACGGCACGACCGAGAGATCGTCACGCTGGCCGTGCCGGCCTTCGGAGCGCTAGTTGCCGAGCCCCTTTTCGTCATGGCGGACAGTGCGATCGTCGGCCATCTAGGAACTGCCCAACTCGCTGGCCTCGGCGTGGCTTCGGCTCTGCTCACCACCGCCGTGAGTGTCTTCGTCTTCCTCGCCTACGCGACCACGGCCGCCGTGGCCCGTCGCGTCGGCGCCGGCGACTTCCAGACCGCCATCCGCCAAGGCATGGACGGCATCTGGCTGGCACTACTAATCGGCGTCGCCGTAATCACCATTGCCCTTCCGTTCTCGGGTGACATCGTGGACCTCGTCGGCGCCTCCCCGACCGCGGCCCCATACGCCACGACATACCTGCGCATCTCCTCCCTTGGCATTCCGGCCATGCTCATGGTGCTCGCGGCTACGGGGGTGCTGCGCGGCCTACAGGACACCAACACTCCGCTCTACGTCGCCGTCGCCGGATTCATCGCCAACGCCGGACTCAACGCAGGGCTCGTCTATGGCGTCGGTCTCGGCATCGCTGGGTCGGCCTGGGGTACGGTCATCGCCCAGTGCAGTATGGCGGCCGCCTATCTGACCGTGATCGTACGTGGTGCCCGTCGGCACGGCGCTTCCCTCCGCCCGGACATCACCGGCATCCTCGCATCGGCACAAGCAGGTCTTCCCCTCCTGGTCCGCACACTTTCACTGCGTGCAATTCTGGTCATAGCCACGGCAGTGGCAGCACGTCTCGGCGACGCCGACATGGCCGCCCACCAAATCATCCTGTCGCTGTGGAGCCTGCTGGCCTTCGCCCTCGACGCGATAGCGATCGCGGGACAGGCCATCATCGGCCGCTACCTCGGCTCGGACGACCCCCAGGGCGCCCGCGAGGCGTGCCGCCGCATGATCCAGTGGGGCATCACGACCGGTGTCGGCCTGGGCCTGCTCGTGGTGGCCGCGCGACCGCTTGTCCTGCCTCTGTTTACCAGCGACCCAGTGGTGACGGACACAGCACTGCCCGCTCTGCTGATGGTGGCACTGTCGCAACCCGTCTGCGGCATCGTCTTCGTCTTGGACGGGGTCCTGATGGGAGCAGGCGACGGGCCGTACCTGGCTTGGGCCATGGTTGTCACCTTGGCCGTGTTCGCGCCGATGGCGCTGCTCGTCCCTGTGGTCGGTGGTGGCCTCACCGCGCTCTGGACAGCGATGACGTTGATGATGACCATCCGCCTACTGACGCTGTGGCGGCGTGCCCGCTCCGGCCACTGGCTCGTGACAGGTGCCACCCGCTGA
- the rpsF gene encoding 30S ribosomal protein S6, translating to MRHYEVMVILDPDLEERAVSPLIENFLSVVRDGGGKVEKVDTWGRRRLSYEIKKKPEGIYSVIDLQAEPAVVKELDRQMNLNESVLRTKVLRPETH from the coding sequence ATGCGTCACTACGAGGTGATGGTCATCCTCGACCCCGATCTCGAAGAGCGTGCTGTCTCCCCGCTGATCGAGAACTTCCTGTCCGTCGTTCGCGATGGCGGCGGCAAGGTTGAGAAGGTCGACACCTGGGGCCGTCGTCGTCTCTCGTACGAGATCAAGAAGAAGCCCGAGGGCATCTACTCGGTCATCGACCTGCAGGCCGAGCCTGCGGTCGTGAAGGAGCTCGACCGCCAGATGAACCTGAACGAGTCGGTCCTTCGGACCAAGGTCCTCCGCCCCGAGACCCACTGA
- the rpsR gene encoding 30S ribosomal protein S18, producing MAKPPVRKPKKKVCAFCKDKVTYVDYKDTNMLRKFISDRGKIRARRVTGNCTQHQRDVATAVKNSREMALLPYTSTAR from the coding sequence ATGGCGAAGCCGCCTGTGCGCAAGCCGAAGAAGAAGGTCTGCGCTTTCTGCAAGGACAAGGTCACGTACGTGGACTACAAGGACACGAACATGCTGCGGAAGTTCATTTCCGACCGCGGCAAGATCCGTGCTCGCCGCGTGACCGGCAACTGCACGCAGCACCAGCGTGACGTCGCCACGGCCGTCAAGAACAGCCGTGAGATGGCGCTGCTGCCCTACACCTCCACCGCGCGCTAA
- a CDS encoding single-stranded DNA-binding protein: protein MAGETVITVIGNLVDDPELRFTPSGAAVAKFRVASTPRTFDRQTNEWKDGESLFLTCSVWRQAAENVAESLQRGMRVIVQGRLKQRSYEDREGVKRTVYELDVEEVGASLRNATAKVTKTSGGARGGQGGYGGGQGGGWGGGPSGPQGGGQGGAPADDPWASGTPAGGNQGGGWGGGSGGGGGYSDEPPF, encoded by the coding sequence ATGGCAGGCGAGACCGTCATCACGGTCATCGGCAATCTTGTCGACGACCCCGAGCTGCGCTTCACCCCGTCCGGTGCGGCGGTCGCGAAGTTCCGCGTCGCGTCCACTCCTCGCACCTTCGACCGCCAGACGAACGAGTGGAAGGACGGCGAGAGCCTCTTCCTGACCTGCTCGGTCTGGCGTCAGGCGGCGGAGAACGTCGCTGAATCGCTCCAGCGAGGCATGCGCGTCATCGTGCAGGGCCGACTGAAGCAGCGGTCCTACGAGGACCGTGAGGGCGTCAAGCGCACGGTCTACGAACTGGACGTCGAGGAAGTCGGCGCCAGCCTGCGCAACGCCACGGCCAAGGTCACCAAGACCTCCGGTGGCGCTCGCGGTGGCCAGGGTGGTTACGGCGGCGGCCAGGGCGGCGGCTGGGGCGGAGGCCCCAGCGGCCCTCAGGGCGGTGGCCAAGGCGGTGCTCCCGCTGACGATCCGTGGGCTTCCGGCACCCCTGCCGGCGGCAACCAGGGCGGTGGCTGGGGCGGTGGCTCCGGCGGCGGTGGCGGCTACTCGGACGAGCCCCCCTTCTGA
- the rplI gene encoding 50S ribosomal protein L9, producing the protein MKIILTHEVSGLGAAGDVVDVKDGYARNYLIPRKFAIRWTKGGEKDVEQIRRARKIHEIQTIEQASQVKAQLEGVKVRLAVRSGDSGRLFGSVTPADIASAIKASGGPEVDKRRIELSAPIKTLGAHETFVRLHPEVAAKVNIEVVAG; encoded by the coding sequence ATGAAGATCATCCTCACCCACGAGGTCTCCGGCCTCGGCGCCGCGGGCGACGTCGTCGACGTCAAGGACGGTTACGCTCGCAACTACCTGATCCCGCGGAAGTTTGCCATCCGCTGGACCAAGGGTGGCGAGAAGGACGTCGAGCAAATCCGTCGCGCCCGCAAGATCCACGAGATCCAGACCATCGAGCAGGCCAGCCAGGTCAAGGCCCAGCTCGAGGGCGTGAAGGTCCGCCTGGCCGTCCGCTCCGGCGACTCTGGCCGTCTCTTCGGTTCCGTCACCCCGGCCGACATCGCTTCCGCGATCAAGGCTTCCGGTGGCCCCGAGGTCGACAAGCGCCGTATCGAGCTGTCCGCTCCGATCAAGACCCTGGGTGCCCACGAGACGTTCGTGCGTCTGCACCCCGAGGTTGCCGCCAAGGTCAACATCGAGGTCGTCGCGGGCTGA
- the femX gene encoding peptidoglycan bridge formation glycyltransferase FemX, with translation MSLTLRTISREQHLAYLQSLPAASHMQVPAWADVKAEWRSESLGWFDERTGEMVGAGLVLYRQLPKIKRYLAYLPEGPVINWFAPNLDDWIQPMLAHLKQQGAFSVKMGPPVIIRRWNAETIKKGIQDPDVKRLRDMEADFIEPRAFEVADKLRRMGWQQGEDGGAGFGDVQPRYVFQVPLANRSLEEVHKNFNQLWRRNIKKAEKAGVEVVQGGYQDLPEWQRLYEITAVRDHFRPRPLSYFQRMWTALNTEDPNRMRLYFARHNGVNLSAATMLIVGGHVWYSYGASDNIGREVRPSNAMQWRMLCDAYALGATVYDLRGISDSLDETDHLFGLIQFKVGTGGQAAEYLGEWDFPLNKLLHKALDMYMSRR, from the coding sequence ATGAGCCTGACCCTGAGGACTATTAGTCGCGAGCAGCATCTGGCCTACCTCCAGAGCCTGCCGGCGGCGAGCCACATGCAGGTGCCGGCCTGGGCCGACGTGAAGGCAGAGTGGCGCTCAGAGAGCCTCGGCTGGTTCGACGAGCGCACGGGCGAAATGGTCGGCGCGGGTCTGGTCCTCTACCGTCAATTGCCCAAGATCAAGCGCTACCTCGCCTATCTCCCCGAGGGTCCGGTGATCAACTGGTTCGCGCCGAACCTGGACGACTGGATCCAGCCGATGCTGGCTCATCTGAAGCAACAGGGCGCCTTCTCGGTGAAGATGGGCCCGCCGGTGATCATCCGACGCTGGAACGCCGAGACCATCAAGAAGGGCATCCAGGACCCGGACGTCAAGCGTCTACGCGACATGGAGGCCGACTTCATTGAGCCGCGCGCCTTCGAGGTGGCCGACAAGCTGCGCCGCATGGGCTGGCAGCAGGGCGAGGACGGCGGCGCCGGCTTCGGCGACGTGCAGCCCCGGTATGTGTTCCAGGTACCGCTGGCCAACCGCTCCCTCGAAGAAGTGCACAAGAACTTCAACCAACTCTGGCGCCGCAACATCAAGAAGGCCGAGAAGGCCGGCGTCGAGGTTGTCCAGGGTGGTTACCAGGACCTGCCTGAGTGGCAGCGGCTGTACGAGATCACGGCGGTACGCGACCACTTCCGGCCCCGCCCGCTGTCCTATTTCCAGCGCATGTGGACGGCCCTCAACACCGAGGACCCCAACCGCATGCGCCTGTACTTCGCCCGGCACAACGGCGTAAACCTTTCAGCGGCGACGATGCTGATCGTCGGCGGCCACGTGTGGTACTCCTACGGCGCCTCCGACAACATCGGCCGCGAGGTCCGGCCCTCCAACGCGATGCAATGGCGGATGCTGTGCGACGCCTACGCGCTCGGCGCCACGGTCTACGACCTGCGCGGCATCTCCGACTCGCTCGACGAGACGGACCACCTGTTCGGCCTCATTCAGTTCAAGGTCGGCACGGGCGGGCAGGCCGCCGAGTACCTCGGCGAGTGGGACTTCCCGCTGAACAAGCTGCTCCACAAAGCGCTCGACATGTACATGTCGCGCCGCTGA
- the dnaB gene encoding replicative DNA helicase produces the protein MSISEPLDDPWADSGPSDRLPASRRRDDGGRGRDEQHDRGRDNASWDGAGTSFERVPPQDLDAEQSVLGGMLLSKDAIADVVEILKGHDFYKPAHETIFQAILDVYAKGEPADPITIAAELTKRGEINKVGGAAYLHSLVQTVPTAANAEYYAEIVHERAVLRRLVEAGTRITQMGYAADGDVDEIVNRAQAEIYAVTEQRTSEDYLPLGDIMEGALDEIEAIGSRSGEMTGVPTGFTDFDSLTNGLHPGQMIVIAARPAMGKSTLALDFARAASIKHNLPSVVFSLEMGRNEIAMRLLSAEARVALHHMRSGTMTDEDWTRLARRMPDVSAAPLYIDDSPNLSMMEIRAKCRRLKQRNDLKLVVIDYLQLMQSGGSKRAESRQQEVSDMSRNLKLLAKELEIPVIALSQLNRGPEQRTDKKPMVSDLRESGSIEQDADMVILLHREDAYEKESPRAGEADLIVAKHRNGPTATITVAFQGHYSRFVDMAQT, from the coding sequence GTGAGCATTTCCGAGCCCTTGGACGATCCGTGGGCCGACAGCGGACCCAGCGATCGTCTGCCGGCCTCCCGCCGGCGTGATGACGGCGGCCGCGGCCGTGACGAGCAGCACGACCGGGGCCGGGACAACGCCTCGTGGGACGGCGCCGGTACCTCTTTCGAGCGAGTGCCCCCGCAAGACCTGGATGCCGAACAGTCCGTGCTGGGCGGCATGCTGCTGTCCAAGGACGCCATCGCAGACGTGGTCGAGATCCTCAAGGGCCACGACTTCTACAAACCCGCGCACGAGACCATCTTCCAAGCGATCCTGGACGTCTATGCCAAGGGCGAGCCAGCCGACCCGATCACCATCGCCGCCGAGCTCACCAAGCGCGGCGAGATCAACAAGGTCGGCGGCGCAGCCTATCTGCACAGTCTCGTCCAGACCGTGCCGACGGCGGCCAACGCCGAGTACTACGCGGAGATCGTCCACGAGCGGGCCGTTCTGCGGCGCCTAGTCGAAGCCGGCACACGCATCACACAGATGGGTTACGCGGCTGACGGGGACGTGGACGAGATCGTCAACCGCGCGCAAGCCGAGATCTACGCCGTCACCGAGCAGCGGACCAGCGAGGACTACCTGCCGCTCGGCGACATCATGGAGGGCGCCCTCGACGAGATCGAGGCGATCGGCTCGCGCAGCGGTGAGATGACGGGTGTGCCCACGGGGTTCACCGACTTCGACTCGTTGACCAACGGCCTGCACCCTGGGCAGATGATCGTCATTGCGGCCCGTCCGGCCATGGGTAAGTCGACCCTTGCGCTGGACTTCGCACGGGCCGCCTCGATCAAGCACAACCTCCCCAGCGTCGTCTTCTCGCTGGAAATGGGCCGGAACGAGATCGCGATGCGTCTCCTGTCGGCCGAGGCCCGGGTCGCCCTGCACCACATGCGATCCGGCACGATGACCGACGAGGACTGGACCAGGTTGGCCCGCCGCATGCCCGATGTCTCGGCCGCGCCGCTCTACATCGATGACTCCCCGAACCTGTCGATGATGGAGATCCGCGCCAAGTGCCGACGCCTGAAGCAGCGCAACGACCTGAAGCTGGTCGTCATCGACTACCTCCAGCTGATGCAGTCCGGTGGCTCCAAGCGCGCCGAGAGCCGTCAACAGGAGGTCTCGGACATGTCTCGTAACCTCAAGCTGCTCGCGAAGGAGCTGGAGATCCCGGTCATCGCACTCTCCCAGCTGAACCGAGGTCCCGAGCAGCGCACCGACAAGAAGCCGATGGTCTCCGACCTGCGTGAGTCCGGCTCCATTGAGCAGGACGCCGACATGGTCATCCTGCTGCACCGCGAGGACGCATACGAGAAGGAGTCTCCACGCGCGGGTGAGGCGGATCTGATCGTGGCCAAGCATCGAAACGGCCCGACAGCCACGATCACGGTTGCCTTCCAGGGTCACTACTCCCGCTTCGTGGACATGGCCCAGACCTGA
- a CDS encoding glycosyltransferase family 87 protein: MPSAEMTPASMPKPEAEPVQPTREDEVAAAGSELIGGPIGRRALFGTSWWTPVRVVVLVAIAMFALGLVQKAPCYQSAWFFGASSQYTHACYSDIPHLYQGRGFADHLVPYFDKLPGDMDYLEYPVLTGVFMEVASWLTPHSGTIQHQEQWYWFVNAGLLMVCAAVIAVCVARTHGRRPWDGLLVALAPAFALTATINWDLFAVAFTAAAMLMWSRGRALAFGVLLGLATAAKLYPVLLLGPLLVLCWRAAQWRQFFQAVGGAVGAWLVVNLPVMINHDATGFHIREGWAKFYTFSKERGVDFGSFWLIWAQNSSNPPTTDFVNIAASALMVVCFLGIGALTFTAPRRPRFAQLAFLMVAAFIVTNKVYSPQYVLWLVPLAVLARPKWRDFLIWQACEVAYFLGIWMYLAYTTSGDAHKGLPTHGYHLAIVLHLLGTLYLCAVVVRDILMPERDVVRRSGDDDPSGGVLDGAQDVFVLGAAAHPPRHAAHADRPQVGWGTSAPLPHEESSL, encoded by the coding sequence ATGCCCAGTGCAGAGATGACGCCCGCGAGCATGCCCAAGCCCGAGGCCGAACCGGTGCAGCCCACCAGAGAGGACGAGGTCGCCGCGGCTGGCAGCGAACTGATCGGCGGTCCCATCGGGCGGCGTGCCCTCTTCGGGACTTCCTGGTGGACTCCTGTACGGGTCGTTGTGCTCGTGGCCATCGCTATGTTCGCCCTCGGCCTGGTCCAGAAGGCGCCGTGCTACCAGAGCGCCTGGTTCTTCGGAGCGAGTAGCCAGTACACGCACGCCTGCTACTCGGACATCCCGCACCTCTACCAAGGCCGCGGGTTCGCCGACCACCTCGTGCCGTACTTCGACAAACTTCCTGGCGACATGGACTACCTCGAATATCCGGTACTGACCGGTGTATTCATGGAGGTGGCATCCTGGCTGACCCCGCACAGCGGCACCATCCAGCACCAGGAGCAGTGGTACTGGTTCGTCAACGCCGGGTTGCTGATGGTGTGCGCGGCTGTCATTGCCGTATGCGTGGCCCGGACCCATGGACGCCGTCCCTGGGACGGCCTGCTTGTCGCCCTGGCGCCCGCCTTCGCGTTGACGGCGACCATCAACTGGGACCTCTTCGCCGTCGCTTTCACCGCTGCCGCGATGCTCATGTGGTCACGGGGCCGGGCCCTCGCCTTCGGTGTCCTGCTCGGACTGGCCACGGCAGCCAAGCTCTATCCCGTTCTGCTGCTGGGCCCGCTACTCGTGCTGTGCTGGAGGGCCGCTCAATGGCGGCAGTTCTTCCAGGCCGTGGGCGGGGCAGTGGGCGCCTGGCTGGTGGTCAACCTGCCAGTGATGATCAATCACGACGCGACGGGTTTCCACATCCGCGAGGGGTGGGCCAAGTTCTACACCTTCAGCAAGGAGCGCGGTGTCGACTTCGGGTCGTTCTGGCTGATCTGGGCGCAGAACTCCAGTAACCCGCCCACTACCGACTTCGTGAACATCGCTGCCTCGGCGCTGATGGTGGTGTGCTTCCTCGGTATCGGCGCGCTGACGTTCACTGCTCCACGCCGACCGCGCTTCGCCCAACTGGCCTTTCTGATGGTGGCGGCGTTCATTGTCACCAACAAGGTCTATTCCCCGCAGTACGTCCTGTGGCTGGTGCCGCTGGCTGTCCTCGCCCGGCCCAAGTGGAGGGACTTCCTGATCTGGCAGGCGTGCGAGGTGGCGTATTTCCTCGGCATCTGGATGTACCTCGCCTACACGACCAGTGGAGACGCTCACAAAGGTCTGCCGACGCACGGCTATCACCTGGCGATCGTGCTGCACCTGCTGGGCACGCTTTACCTGTGCGCCGTCGTCGTGCGGGACATCCTCATGCCGGAGCGGGACGTTGTGCGGCGATCCGGCGACGACGACCCCTCGGGAGGGGTGCTCGACGGAGCCCAGGACGTCTTCGTGCTCGGCGCGGCGGCCCACCCACCACGGCACGCGGCCCATGCCGACAGGCCCCAGGTGGGCTGGGGTACGTCCGCACCGTTGCCCCACGAGGAGAGTTCGCTCTGA
- a CDS encoding alanine racemase, whose translation MALTLYVDTARWRAHHKHVQEQFPGLVPVCKGNGYGFGHERLAEEATRLGADLLAVGTTYEAARIKDWFGGDLLVLTPYRRGEEPVPLPDRVVRSVSSIDGVYGLVGARVVIEVMSSMKRHGVSEQDLPQLHQAIENVRLEGFAIHLPLDRTDGSDAVEEVIGWMDRLRAARLPLHTMFVSHLKADELARLQQQFPQTRFRARIGTRLWLGDHEATEYRGTVLDVTRVARGDRFGYRQQKAASDGYLVVVAGGTSHGVGLEAPKALHGVMPRAKGVARAGLATVNRNLSPFVWGGKQRWFAEPPHMQVSILFVPSDAPEPKVGDELVAHLRHTTTQFDRLVDY comes from the coding sequence ATGGCGCTCACGCTCTACGTCGACACCGCGCGCTGGCGGGCGCACCACAAGCACGTGCAGGAGCAATTCCCGGGTCTAGTCCCGGTCTGCAAGGGCAACGGCTACGGCTTCGGACACGAAAGGCTGGCCGAGGAGGCCACGCGGCTCGGTGCGGACCTACTCGCCGTCGGCACGACCTACGAGGCCGCGCGCATCAAGGACTGGTTCGGCGGGGACCTTCTGGTACTGACGCCGTACCGGCGCGGTGAGGAGCCCGTGCCACTGCCCGACCGGGTGGTGCGTTCGGTGTCGTCGATCGACGGCGTGTACGGTCTCGTCGGCGCCCGTGTCGTCATCGAGGTGATGTCCTCGATGAAACGGCACGGCGTCAGCGAGCAGGACCTGCCGCAGCTGCACCAGGCGATAGAGAACGTCCGGCTGGAGGGCTTCGCCATCCATCTGCCGCTGGACCGCACTGACGGATCGGACGCCGTCGAAGAGGTCATCGGCTGGATGGACCGGCTGCGCGCAGCCAGGCTGCCGCTGCACACGATGTTCGTCAGCCACCTCAAGGCTGACGAACTCGCCCGGCTCCAGCAACAGTTCCCGCAGACCCGGTTCCGCGCTCGTATCGGCACACGGCTATGGCTGGGGGACCACGAGGCCACCGAGTACCGCGGCACGGTCCTGGACGTCACGCGCGTGGCCAGAGGTGACCGGTTCGGCTATCGGCAGCAGAAGGCGGCCTCGGACGGCTACCTGGTGGTGGTGGCAGGCGGCACGTCACACGGGGTGGGTCTGGAGGCCCCGAAGGCTCTGCACGGCGTCATGCCGCGCGCCAAGGGTGTCGCCCGGGCCGGCCTCGCCACGGTCAACCGGAATCTTTCGCCGTTCGTCTGGGGCGGCAAGCAGCGCTGGTTCGCCGAGCCACCGCACATGCAGGTGTCGATCCTTTTCGTCCCTTCGGACGCCCCGGAGCCGAAGGTCGGTGACGAACTGGTGGCCCATCTGCGGCACACGACAACACAGTTTGACCGGCTCGTGGACTACTAG
- a CDS encoding transglycosylase domain-containing protein: MSEHRRKPPQPQGGGRAAARRGQSGSSSGRRAAPRGATGSPADSYGSDSGGSGGEERPYTGRADARRTAQRSGRRRAADNAGQGGRRGGPGGPPGPGRATRARAGQEPAKKRFIDYPRSGKYGWRRWTPSWKLVTGLFIGFVGSMVALVGVGFAMVQIPDENLAAKSQNNVYYWADHTRMVATGTGVNRQNVNIDQIPPAMRYAVISAENKSFYQDSGIDPMGIARAVLNMARGGQTQGGSTITQQYVKNTYLSQDQTITRKFKELFISIKVGTKLKKDQILQGYLNTSYFGRGAYGIQAAAQTYYGKNAVDLKPSECAVLAALLKGPTYYDPAGAVDLDRSATRQANYQRSHDRWAWILGEMHKDKHLTDAEYQKAIKKYPMPQGRKATKGMTGQISYLVDTAKKYVLSHSNITEAQFDQGGYQVYTTFQKDKVDALNAAVKKIEKARIDPKKPKDKYVQFGAASVVPNDGAIVAIYGGAGYEHGYFSNNANTSGVPVGSTWKPFDLAAAMEYGTYWSDGVGLSPMSKYNGDDLIKIKKPDGSYYLNKDNTVFRQKNEGPKAWGYITLRKAMEQSINSPFVQLSVDVGLSKVRNVAKSAGILDQSMPKYPDPSFAIGTSTPSAIRMADAYATFAAQGRHTDPYSVTSVTHGGENLPGFAKPKPNRVMPANVANNVTDVLENVIQNGTAQNAKAIGRTAAGKTGTTDKNKSAWFVGYTQQLSTAVTMFRENPKKSGLISMYGTAGVDSIHGGDIPTLVWTDYMKVALKGKSDPGFPEATDIGEAQDEPGAPSPTPTVSITPSETPSETPSPTPSETVITPSPTPSQTCQWGWGSNCNGNGNSNGNGGGGLGGVGAGGATGDASPTPTGTDTTTASTTRGNGNGGGILSGPTG, encoded by the coding sequence ACTGGGTCTCCTGCCGACTCCTATGGGTCGGACTCCGGTGGCTCGGGTGGTGAAGAGCGTCCTTACACCGGTCGGGCAGATGCCCGCCGGACCGCGCAGAGGAGTGGCCGGCGTCGAGCCGCTGACAACGCCGGCCAGGGTGGCCGGCGTGGAGGCCCGGGCGGGCCACCCGGGCCCGGGCGGGCCACCCGGGCCCGGGCGGGGCAGGAGCCGGCCAAGAAGCGGTTCATTGACTATCCCCGGTCCGGCAAGTACGGCTGGCGCCGCTGGACGCCCTCGTGGAAGCTCGTTACCGGCCTGTTCATCGGCTTCGTCGGCAGTATGGTGGCGCTGGTCGGTGTCGGCTTCGCCATGGTGCAGATCCCTGATGAGAACCTCGCCGCCAAGTCCCAGAACAACGTCTACTACTGGGCCGACCACACGCGGATGGTGGCGACGGGCACGGGCGTCAACCGGCAGAACGTCAACATCGATCAGATTCCCCCGGCCATGCGGTACGCGGTGATCTCTGCTGAGAACAAGTCCTTCTACCAGGATTCCGGCATTGATCCCATGGGCATTGCGCGAGCGGTGCTCAATATGGCACGAGGTGGTCAGACACAGGGTGGGTCGACGATCACCCAGCAGTACGTGAAGAACACGTACCTGAGTCAGGACCAGACCATCACCCGCAAGTTCAAGGAGTTGTTCATCTCCATAAAGGTGGGCACGAAGCTCAAGAAGGACCAGATCCTTCAGGGTTACCTGAACACCTCTTACTTCGGCCGCGGTGCGTACGGTATCCAGGCGGCGGCGCAGACCTACTACGGCAAGAACGCGGTCGACCTCAAACCGAGCGAGTGCGCCGTGCTCGCGGCGCTACTCAAGGGGCCTACGTACTATGACCCTGCAGGAGCCGTGGACCTCGACAGGTCGGCAACCCGGCAGGCCAACTACCAGCGCTCCCATGATCGCTGGGCCTGGATCCTCGGTGAGATGCACAAGGACAAGCATCTCACCGACGCCGAGTACCAGAAGGCCATCAAGAAATACCCCATGCCACAGGGCCGCAAGGCGACGAAGGGGATGACTGGCCAGATCAGTTACCTGGTCGACACAGCCAAGAAGTACGTCCTGAGCCACTCCAACATCACGGAGGCGCAGTTCGACCAGGGTGGCTACCAGGTCTACACCACCTTCCAGAAGGACAAGGTCGACGCGCTCAACGCGGCCGTAAAGAAGATCGAGAAGGCACGTATCGATCCGAAGAAGCCGAAGGACAAGTACGTCCAGTTCGGCGCGGCGTCAGTGGTACCCAATGACGGCGCGATCGTCGCGATCTACGGCGGCGCAGGGTACGAGCACGGCTACTTCAGCAACAATGCCAATACCTCGGGCGTCCCGGTTGGTTCGACATGGAAGCCGTTCGACCTCGCGGCGGCCATGGAGTACGGCACCTACTGGTCCGACGGCGTGGGTCTGTCGCCGATGAGCAAGTACAACGGTGACGACCTGATCAAGATCAAGAAACCGGACGGCAGCTATTACCTGAACAAGGACAACACCGTCTTCCGCCAGAAGAACGAGGGCCCCAAGGCCTGGGGTTACATCACCCTACGCAAGGCGATGGAGCAGTCGATCAACTCCCCGTTCGTCCAGCTCAGTGTGGATGTGGGGCTGTCGAAGGTGCGTAACGTCGCCAAGTCCGCCGGCATCCTGGACCAGAGCATGCCGAAATACCCTGATCCGTCGTTCGCCATTGGCACCTCGACTCCTAGCGCGATCCGCATGGCCGATGCCTATGCGACATTCGCTGCGCAAGGCAGGCACACCGACCCTTACTCGGTGACCTCTGTCACGCACGGAGGGGAGAATCTGCCCGGTTTTGCCAAGCCGAAGCCGAATCGGGTGATGCCCGCCAATGTGGCGAACAACGTCACAGACGTCCTGGAGAACGTCATCCAGAACGGTACGGCCCAGAACGCCAAGGCCATTGGCCGTACAGCGGCTGGCAAGACCGGTACTACGGACAAGAACAAGTCGGCCTGGTTCGTGGGATACACCCAGCAGCTTTCCACCGCGGTCACGATGTTCAGGGAGAACCCCAAGAAGAGCGGGCTGATCTCCATGTACGGCACAGCCGGCGTGGACTCCATCCACGGTGGTGACATCCCGACGCTGGTGTGGACCGACTACATGAAGGTCGCGCTGAAGGGCAAGTCCGATCCCGGATTCCCCGAGGCCACCGACATCGGAGAGGCCCAAGACGAGCCGGGTGCGCCCTCTCCGACTCCGACCGTAAGCATCACGCCGAGCGAAACGCCGAGCGAAACGCCGAGTCCGACTCCCAGCGAGACGGTCATCACCCCCTCCCCAACGCCGAGCCAGACCTGTCAGTGGGGCTGGGGCAGCAACTGCAACGGCAACGGAAACAGCAATGGCAATGGCGGCGGTGGCCTTGGTGGTGTGGGCGCTGGTGGTGCAACCGGAGATGCCAGTCCGACGCCCACTGGCACCGACACGACCACGGCAAGCACCACCCGAGGAAACGGCAATGGAGGAGGCATCCTCTCCGGACCGACCGGTTAG